The Paracoccus sp. MA DNA segment GAGCACGCACCAGTCCACACCGGCGGCGTTGGCATAGTTCAGGGTCTGCAGGAGCGGCTTGCGGTCATCCAGGCTGACCCCGAGCGCCTTGGCCTCAACGAAGAGCGCCGGAGTGCTGTGGAGGAAAAGGGCATAGTCGACAGGATTGTCAGCAGCCGTGTGGCGGTATTCGCTTCTGACCTCTTCGACGTCCTGAAGATCCCATCCGAGCGCTTCGAGGACGGGAAGGATCAACACGCGTATCGTATCGGACTCGGTCAGGCGAACACGGCGATCCCGATAGCTCAGGATTCGTGTCCGAACAGTTGGGAGACAAGCCGCCAATGCGTTGAGGGAGTCTGCTATCGTCATGCTGCCCCCTCGAGAACCAAATCGCGATTGAGCAGGACGATCTGCTGATCCTGAGGGCGGCGGGCGCTCGGGTCGGTATCGAGCCCGAGCCGTCTCAGCGCGTAGTAGAGGAGCGCTCGTCGGACCTTGATCTTGGCCTTGCCGCTACGCATCCCGTAGTCGAGCGCGATGACCTTGGCCTGCGTCTCCGAAAGTTCTGGATGGGGTCCGACCTCCAGGGTGACCACGGAATGCCAGTCGCGATCTTGTTCGGCCGACGTTTCACTCTCCCGCGATCCGCGGATGCCGAGGATCCGTGAGAGCAGGAAGTCCTTGAAGCACTCGTCGGTCAGACAGAACGCCCGCGTGTGCCAGCGGAACCCGTCGAACGCGATGGCGTGCGGCGCGATCCAGCGCCAGCGCGGCTCCGGGCTCGACAGGGACTGGTACTTCACCTCGATCGCCTCGGACCGGCGGATGGCGCCGACGACCAAACGGAGCGTCACCGGATCGACGCCGCGCACAGGCGTCGGGGCGGATGCATAGGGTGGCAGGTCAGGGATCCAGCAGTCGTCGCGCTCCAGCACATCGTCGGCAACCAGGCGGAGCTGGGCGAGGTAATGCGCTGCGTCTGGCGGGCGGAACTTGCAGTTGAAGTCCGGGCCACGGACATAGGTGCGCGCGCTCTTGTCGTAGACCATGTTGTCCGGCGCCAGCGCGATGTAGCGATTCAGGTCCGAGGATGCCTGGTTCACCGAAACGCCGAACTGCTGCATCACGTCGATGCGGTTGACGTGCCCCTCCCAGAACAGGCGGAACTCGATGAACTCGAGCCGCTGCTCGATCCCCCAGCGTAGTTCAGCCTTGTCCCTGTCCACATTGCGCTCCCGCCCAGCCCTGCGCGCACGCGAACTGTGCGCGCCCAATTTCTGGGCTTTCTCGAAGGGTAGCCGCGCGGAACTACGCGATCAATCGAAAAGGGACGTGGCGGGGCGCGATTATCCCAGGGATTGCCTGAGGTTCTGTGCCACCGCATCGGCAGCCATCCGCACCGGCTCGGCCGCGAGGTGAGCGTAGCGCGCCGTGGTCTGGACCTGCGTGTGACCAAGGAGCTTCCCGATCATCGGCAGGCCCTGACCCGAGGCGACAGCGGTCGACGCGAAGGTGTGGCGCAGGTCGTGGATGCGGACGTCCT contains these protein-coding regions:
- a CDS encoding WYL domain-containing protein, which produces MDRDKAELRWGIEQRLEFIEFRLFWEGHVNRIDVMQQFGVSVNQASSDLNRYIALAPDNMVYDKSARTYVRGPDFNCKFRPPDAAHYLAQLRLVADDVLERDDCWIPDLPPYASAPTPVRGVDPVTLRLVVGAIRRSEAIEVKYQSLSSPEPRWRWIAPHAIAFDGFRWHTRAFCLTDECFKDFLLSRILGIRGSRESETSAEQDRDWHSVVTLEVGPHPELSETQAKVIALDYGMRSGKAKIKVRRALLYYALRRLGLDTDPSARRPQDQQIVLLNRDLVLEGAA